The Banduia mediterranea region TAAGATCTTCAACACCCAGCACTTTCGTCAGCGTATCTAACGATGGACCTCTGTGGCTGCACGGCAAATTCGCTGCCTGTGCCCAGGGAATGGCGGCTTTCTGACTGCAGAACACACCTTGAATTGGCGGCATTGATAAACCGTAGCGGGCGACGTGATCCAGCAGGATCGGCCAGTCAAAACTGGCGTTGTGAATGACGATAAGCTGATCTTTCAGGTATTCGACAATCTGGCTCCATTGGGAAAAAAAGGAATCAAATCTTGCAGCCTGTTCGTTGGTAATGCCGTGTATCGACTGCGCTTCTTCTGAAATGCGTTTTTGTGGCCGTGTTTTAAATTC contains the following coding sequences:
- a CDS encoding 3'-5' exonuclease, yielding MYNELLWIFTQLPDDYIVLDTETTGLPDENGPPDIVTLGITVVRNRKIAESVEFKTRPQKRISEEAQSIHGITNEQAARFDSFFSQWSQIVEYLKDQLIVIHNASFDWPILLDHVARYGLSMPPIQGVFCSQKAAIPWAQAANLPCSHRGPSLDTLTKVLGVEDLRAKRNGIHGAKIDSKLTYRVVEVMKQYGLDSND